From the genome of Manduca sexta isolate Smith_Timp_Sample1 chromosome 14, JHU_Msex_v1.0, whole genome shotgun sequence, one region includes:
- the LOC115446569 gene encoding acyl carrier protein, mitochondrial isoform X1 has product MAAANIFRSAFGGLLRKSTTYRTPVTCRLSSVALQQKIHTVKAAVKLYNIQSLQNGVPSPRIQQYSTGAQSKPSIDEIKERVLKVCRAYDKLSGSQLTVESHFMNDLGLDSLDHVEVIMAMEDEFGFEIPDADAERLVRPKDIIQYVADKEDIYE; this is encoded by the exons ATGGCTGCTGCGAATATTTTCCGAAGTGCTTTCGGTGGATTATTACGAAAATCCACAACATATAGAACACCGGTGACATGTCGGCTCTCAAGCGTAGCCCTGCAACAAAAAATCCACACAGTAAAAGCCGCCGTAAAACTATATAACATTCAGTCCCTACAAAACGGG GTGCCCTCTCCGCGAATACAACAGTACTCGACAGGAGCGCAGTCTAAACCCTCTATAGATGAGATCAAGGAGCGAGTGCTGAAAGTTTGCAGGGCTTACGACAAACTGAGTGGTAGTCAg CTGACTGTTGAAAGTCATTTCATGAATGACCTCGGTCTCGACTCACTGGACCATGTGGAGGTGATCATGGCCATGGAAGATGAGTTTGGTTTTGAAATCCCTGATGCCGATGCAGAAAGGCTGGTCCGACCCAAAGATATCATTCAATATGTAGCAGACAAGGAGGacatctatgaataa
- the LOC115446568 gene encoding protein HID1: MGNADTKLNFRKAVVQLTSKTQPIDASDDSFWDQFWSESVTNVQDVFALVPGAEIRALREESPNNLATLVYKAVEKLVKTVDSSCRTQREQQTALNCARLLTRVLPYMLEEPEWHGFFWSSLPAAAENESVPLAQSLINAICDLLFCPDFTVVSTKRSGPERAEELSSLDSCEYIWAGGVGFARSAARVAAHEAARAELLRLLLTCFSETVYKPPHHAATHHNKWIAYFTSPENRHALPLFTSLLNTVCSYDPVGLGLPYNHLLFADTLEPLVEVALQILIVTLDHDTSNVVNEESDESLPDNLFINYLSRIHRDEDFQFALRGVTRLLNNPLTQTYLPNSAKKVNLHQELLVLFWKMCDYNKKFMYYVLKSSDVLEVLVPILYHLNDSRADQSRVGLMHIGVFILLLLSGERNLGVRLNKPYAAAVPMDIPVFTGTHADLLVVVFHKIITTGHQRLQPLFDCLLTILVNVSPYLKTLSMVASTKLLHLLEAFSTPWFLFSQPHHHHLVFFLLEMFNNMIQYQFDGNSNLVYTIIRKRAVFHALANLPHEHTAIARSLQAAKGAAFLNTAALHRSRSSESVAETPMEGSRPAQPAEPGTLNATLPETPAIAAMTERESAHPPRASPEPAAAPPASAPAPPGPDTSARLLPRRGGPDGEDAPHNTADDDDDKPRTVAHRDSITVSSGGLRREEGGGEWRPSAEWVASWRSKLPLQTIMRLLQVLVPQVEKICIDKGLTDESEILRFLQHGTLVGLLPVPHPILIRKYQANAGTAAWFRTYLWGVIYIRNVDPPIWYDTDVKLFEIQRV; this comes from the exons atggGTAACGCTGacacaaaattaaactttagaAAGGCAGTAGTGCAACTGACGTCCAAAACACAG CCTATTGATGCGTCTGACGATAGTTTTTGGGACCAATTTTGGTCGGAGAGCGTTACCAACGTGCAAGATGTGTTCGCACTAGTGCCAGGGGCTGAGATACGGGCATTACGAGAGGAGTCTCCGAACAACCTGGCGACTCTCGTGTACAAGGCTGTCGAGAAATTGGTGAAAACTGTCGACAGCAGCTGCAGGACTCAAAGAGAGCAACAAACAG CTTTAAACTGTGCCCGCCTCCTCACCCGAGTGCTGCCCTACATGTTGGAGGAGCCTGAATGGCACGGTTTCTTCTGGTCATCACTACCCGCCGCAGCTGAGAATGAGTCCGTGCCGCTAGCTCAGTCTCTCATCAACGCTATTTGT GATCTCCTGTTCTGTCCTGACTTCACGGTGGTCAGCACGAAGCGCTCCGGCCCG GAGCGTGCCGAAGAGCTGTCGTCGCTGGACAGCTGCGAGTACATCTGGGCGGGCGGCGTGGGGTTCGCGCGGTCGGcggcgcgcgtggcggcgcaCGAGGCGGCGCGCGCGGAGCTGCTGCGCCTGCTGCTCACCTGCTTCAGCGAGACCGTGTACAAGCCGCCGCACCACGCCGCCACACACCACAACAAGTGGATCGC ATATTTCACAAGCCCCGAGAACCGTCATGCCCTGCCGCTGTTTACATCTCTCCTCAATACTGTATGTTCCTACGATCCCGTGGGACTCGGCTTGCCGTACAACCATCTGCTATTTGCGGACACGTTGGAACCATTGGTCGAg GTGGCGCTACAAATTCTGATAGTGACGTTAGACCATGATACAAGCAATGTTGTCAACGAAGAATCAGATGAG AGCCTTCCAGACAACCTGTTCATCAACTACCTGTCCCGGATCCATCGCGACGAGGACTTCCAGTTCGCACTCCGTGGTGTCACGCGGCTGCTGAACAACCCACTCACGCAGACCTACCTACCCAACTCCGCCAAGAAGGTCAACCTGCATCAGGAACTGCTAGTGCTGTTCTGGAAGATGTGTGATTATAACAAG AAATTCATGTATTACGTTCTGAAGAGTAGCGACGTGTTGGAAGTGCTGGTGCCGATACTGTACCACCTGAACGACTCACGCGCAGACCAGT CTCGCGTGGGCCTGATGCACATCGGCGTGTTCATCCTGCTGCTCCTGTCCGGGGAGCGCAACCTGGGCGTGCGGCTGAACAAGCCGTACGCGGCCGCCGTGCCCATGGACATCCCGGTGTTCACGGGCACGCACGCCGACCTGCTCGTGGTGGTGTTTCACAAGATCATCACCACGGGGCACCAGCGCCTGCAGCCGCTGTTTGACTGTCTGCTCACTATACTTGTTAATG TGTCCCCATACCTGAAGACGCTCTCGATGGTGGCGTCCACGAAGCTCCTGCATCTCCTCGAGGCGTTCAGCACGCCGTGGTTCCTGTTCTCGCAGCCGCACCATCACCACCTCGTGTTCTTCCTGCTCGAGATGTTCAACAACATGATACAGTATCAATTTGACG GTAACTCGAACCTGGTGTACACAATCATCCGCAAGCGCGCGGTGTTCCACGCACTCGCCAACCTGCCGCACGAACACACTGCCATCGCGCGCTCGCTGCAGGCCGCCAAGGGCGCCGCCTTCCTCAACACCGCCGCGCTGCACAG GTCGCGCAGCTCGGAGTCGGTGGCGGAGACGCCGATGGAGGGCTCGCGGCCGGCGCAGCCCGCCGAGCCAGGTACACTCAACGCCACGCTGCCAGAAACGCCAG CCATCGCCGCGATGACGGAGCGCGAGTCGGCGCACCCCCCGCGCGCATCCCCGGAGCCGGCGGCGGCGCCCCCGGCCTCCGCCCCCGCGCCCCCCGGCCCCGACACGAGCGCGCGCCTGCTGCCACGGCGCGGCGGGCCCGACGGCGAGGACGCGCCGCACAACACCgccgacgacgacgacgacaaGCCCAGGACTGTCGCGCAT AGGGACAGTATAACGGTGAGCAGCGGGGGGCTGCGGCGCGAGGAGGGCGGCGGCGAGTGGCGGCCGAGCGCGGAGTGGGTCGCCAGCTGGCGCTCCAAGCTGCCGCTGCAGACCATCATGCGCCTGCTGCAGGTGCTGGTGCCGCAGGTCGAGAAGATATGCATCGACAA GGGGCTGACGGACGAGTCGGAGATCCTGCGCTTCCTGCAGCACGGCACGCTGGTGGGGCTGCTGCCGGTGCCGCACCCCATCCTCATCCGCAAGTACCAGGCCAACGCCGGCACCGCGGCCTGGTTCCGCACCTACTTGTGGGGCGTTATATACATACG AAACGTGGACCCTCCCATATGGTACGACACGGATGTGAAATTGTTCGAGATACAGCGGGTATGA
- the LOC115446546 gene encoding uncharacterized protein LOC115446546, protein MHFWIDKRSQCAYTGRHRVPSSLSAGRARGRVCAGGAGVGVGARKGMAAPVHRFAAVDCPPRRPHRTHRHYALPPMPAVHASRRGDESSLYVEIPAAPEQPTIASLAAARSVTPDTLLRTAALGLHHTPMMAPHLKFGMLVSFALATVFLAGAKYYFDRQVLRESTGGSGGGEAGVVCAAVACVCGLGCALSLCRAKPPPPAPPDRVSSTAQRDRPPPPEPTDEISLGLLPTERPRPVPAAEAPPPYKIAVLMPARDPSPPPPAYSSLS, encoded by the exons ATGCATTTCTGGATAGATAAACGCAGCCAGTGTGCGTACACCGGCCGTCACAGGGTGCCATCTTCATTGTCTGCTG GCAGGGCCCGCGGCCGCgtgtgcgcgggcggcgcgggcgtgGGCGTGGGGGCGCGCAAGGGCATGGCAGCGCCGGTGCATCGGTTCGCGGCCGTCGACTGCCCGCCGCGTCGGCCGCACCGCACGCACAGGCACTATGC GCTCCCGCCAATGCCGGCGGTGCACGCGTCGCGTCGCGGCGACGAGTCGAGCCTGTACGTGGAGATACCTGCCGCGCCCGAGCAGCCCACCATCGCGAGCCTGGCCGCAGCACGCAGCGTCACCCCCGACACCTTACTGCGCACCGCGGCGCTGGGCCTCCACCACACGCCCATGATGGCCCCACATCTTAAGTTCGGAATGCTCGTGTCTTTCGCCCTGGCTACTGTATTCCTAGCCGGTGCCAAGTATTACTTCGATCGGCAG GTGCTGCGCGAGTCGACGGGCGGGTCCGGGGGCGGCGAGGCGGGCGTGGTGTGCGCGGCGGTGGCGTGCGTGTGCGGGCTGGGCTGCGCGCTGTCGCTGTGCCGCGCCaagccgccgccgcccgcgccgcccgaccGCGTCTCCTCCACCGCGCAGCGAGACCGACCC ccGCCACCGGAGCCAACGGACGAAATCTCTCTTGGTTTACTACCCACGGAGCGCCCCCGCCCAGTCCCGGCCGCAGAGGCACCGCCCCCCTACAAGATTGCCGTACTGATGCCCGCGCGGGACCCCAGCCCCCCGCCACCTGCCTACAGCTCGCTCAGCTAG
- the LOC115446569 gene encoding acyl carrier protein 1, mitochondrial isoform X2 has protein sequence MAAANIFRSAFGGLLRKSTTYRTPVTCRLSSVALQQKIHTVKAAVKLYNIQSLQNGVPSPRIQQYSTGAQSKPSIDEIKERVLKVCRAYDKLSGSQNERFGVRKYSGGPPLTLELIKSRVLLVLQLYDKINPEKLTVESHFMNDLGLDSLDHVEVIMAMEDEFGFEIPDADAERLVRPKDIIQYVADKEDIYE, from the exons ATGGCTGCTGCGAATATTTTCCGAAGTGCTTTCGGTGGATTATTACGAAAATCCACAACATATAGAACACCGGTGACATGTCGGCTCTCAAGCGTAGCCCTGCAACAAAAAATCCACACAGTAAAAGCCGCCGTAAAACTATATAACATTCAGTCCCTACAAAACGGG GTGCCCTCTCCGCGAATACAACAGTACTCGACAGGAGCGCAGTCTAAACCCTCTATAGATGAGATCAAGGAGCGAGTGCTGAAAGTTTGCAGGGCTTACGACAAACTGAGTGGTAGTCAg aACGAGAGATTCGGCGTCCGCAAGTACAGTGGAGGCCCTCCCCTCACGTTAGAACTTATTAAAAGTAGGGTTCTCCTTGTACTCCAACTTTATGACAAAATTAATCCTGAAAAG CTGACTGTTGAAAGTCATTTCATGAATGACCTCGGTCTCGACTCACTGGACCATGTGGAGGTGATCATGGCCATGGAAGATGAGTTTGGTTTTGAAATCCCTGATGCCGATGCAGAAAGGCTGGTCCGACCCAAAGATATCATTCAATATGTAGCAGACAAGGAGGacatctatgaataa